From Anomalospiza imberbis isolate Cuckoo-Finch-1a 21T00152 chromosome 14, ASM3175350v1, whole genome shotgun sequence, a single genomic window includes:
- the KLF8 gene encoding Krueppel-like factor 8 isoform X4 produces MSSSALLAEGPLDPPVLLADIKTEPPEELLASDCSQPQAEPVDLSLNKSKVAPASAPPPPPPTSVQSSPMLVAPPLPAPSTVSIPPSGLSSTSAIPAVLSPGSILASTQGSGGQQILHVIHTIPSVNLPSKMGNLQTIPVVVQSLPVVYTTVPTDGVTAITVPLIGGDGKNAGSAFLSRTPPVKMDPGSVYPMDMNSDSEDSASESGPAPFQDLPREPAVRGPRADSPDLKKRRIHQCDFEGCNKVYTKSSHLKAHRRIHTGEKPYKCTWEGCTWKFARSDELTRHFRKHTGIKPFRCSDCDRSFSRSDHLALHRRRHVMM; encoded by the exons ATGAGCTCGTCGGCGCTGCTGGCTGAGGGCCCCCTCGACCCACCGGTGCTGCTGGCCGACATCAAGACGGAGCCCCCCgaggagctgctggccagcGACTGCAGCCAGCCCCAGGCCGAGCCCGTCGATCTCTCCCTCAATAAATCCAAGGTGGCtccggcctcggccccgccgccaccgccccCCACCTCGGTCCAGTCTTCCCCCATGCTGGTGGCTCCCCCGCTTCCCGCTCCCAGCACCGTGTCCATCCCGCCCTCCGGTCTCAGCTCCACCTCGGCCATCCCGGCTGTCCTCTCACCCGGCTCCATCCTGGCCTCCACGCAGGGCAGCGGTGGGCAGCAGATCCTCCACGTCATCCACACCATCCCCTCCGTCAACCTGCCCAGCAAGATGGGCAACCTGCAGACCATCCCCGTGGTGGTGCAGTCCCTCCCCGTCGTCTACACCACCGTGCCCACGGACGGCGTCACCGCCATTACCGTGCCACTCATCGGGGGGGACGGCAAGAACGCTGGGTCTG CTTTCCTTTCCCGGACCCCTCCAGTGAAAATGGACCCTGGCTCCGTGTACCCCATGGACATGAACAGCGACAGCGAGGACAGCGCCTCTGAGAGTGGCCCAGCGCCTTTCCAGGACCTGCCGAGAGA GCCGGCGGTGCGGGGCCCCAGAGCCGATTCCCCAGACCTGAAGAAGCGGCGCATCCACCAGTGCGACTTCGAGGGCTGCAATAAGGTCTACACCAAAAGCTCCCACCTCAAAGCCCACCGGAGGATACACACAG GCGAGAAGCCCTACAAATGCACGTGGGAAGGCTGCACCTGGAAGTTCGCCCGCTCGGACGAGCTCACCCGGCACTTCCGCAAGCACACGGGCATCAAACCCTTCCGCTGCTCGGACTGCGACCGCAGCTTCTCCCGCTCCGACCACCTGGCCCTGCACCGCCGGCGGCACGTCATGATGTGA
- the KLF8 gene encoding Krueppel-like factor 8 isoform X1, translating into MPGPATPGWPHAPAEPPRGAAPGQGKATPAMSSSALLAEGPLDPPVLLADIKTEPPEELLASDCSQPQAEPVDLSLNKSKVAPASAPPPPPPTSVQSSPMLVAPPLPAPSTVSIPPSGLSSTSAIPAVLSPGSILASTQGSGGQQILHVIHTIPSVNLPSKMGNLQTIPVVVQSLPVVYTTVPTDGVTAITVPLIGGDGKNAGSAFLSRTPPVKMDPGSVYPMDMNSDSEDSASESGPAPFQDLPREPAVRGPRADSPDLKKRRIHQCDFEGCNKVYTKSSHLKAHRRIHTGEKPYKCTWEGCTWKFARSDELTRHFRKHTGIKPFRCSDCDRSFSRSDHLALHRRRHVMM; encoded by the exons ATGCCCGGCCCGGCGACCCCCGGCTGGCCCCACGCCCCGGCGGAGCCGCCCCGAGGCGCCGCCCCG GGCCAGGGGAAGGCGACGCCCGCCATGAGCTCGTCGGCGCTGCTGGCTGAGGGCCCCCTCGACCCACCGGTGCTGCTGGCCGACATCAAGACGGAGCCCCCCgaggagctgctggccagcGACTGCAGCCAGCCCCAGGCCGAGCCCGTCGATCTCTCCCTCAATAAATCCAAGGTGGCtccggcctcggccccgccgccaccgccccCCACCTCGGTCCAGTCTTCCCCCATGCTGGTGGCTCCCCCGCTTCCCGCTCCCAGCACCGTGTCCATCCCGCCCTCCGGTCTCAGCTCCACCTCGGCCATCCCGGCTGTCCTCTCACCCGGCTCCATCCTGGCCTCCACGCAGGGCAGCGGTGGGCAGCAGATCCTCCACGTCATCCACACCATCCCCTCCGTCAACCTGCCCAGCAAGATGGGCAACCTGCAGACCATCCCCGTGGTGGTGCAGTCCCTCCCCGTCGTCTACACCACCGTGCCCACGGACGGCGTCACCGCCATTACCGTGCCACTCATCGGGGGGGACGGCAAGAACGCTGGGTCTG CTTTCCTTTCCCGGACCCCTCCAGTGAAAATGGACCCTGGCTCCGTGTACCCCATGGACATGAACAGCGACAGCGAGGACAGCGCCTCTGAGAGTGGCCCAGCGCCTTTCCAGGACCTGCCGAGAGA GCCGGCGGTGCGGGGCCCCAGAGCCGATTCCCCAGACCTGAAGAAGCGGCGCATCCACCAGTGCGACTTCGAGGGCTGCAATAAGGTCTACACCAAAAGCTCCCACCTCAAAGCCCACCGGAGGATACACACAG GCGAGAAGCCCTACAAATGCACGTGGGAAGGCTGCACCTGGAAGTTCGCCCGCTCGGACGAGCTCACCCGGCACTTCCGCAAGCACACGGGCATCAAACCCTTCCGCTGCTCGGACTGCGACCGCAGCTTCTCCCGCTCCGACCACCTGGCCCTGCACCGCCGGCGGCACGTCATGATGTGA
- the KLF8 gene encoding Krueppel-like factor 8 isoform X3, whose translation MRSEEARGTGQGKATPAMSSSALLAEGPLDPPVLLADIKTEPPEELLASDCSQPQAEPVDLSLNKSKVAPASAPPPPPPTSVQSSPMLVAPPLPAPSTVSIPPSGLSSTSAIPAVLSPGSILASTQGSGGQQILHVIHTIPSVNLPSKMGNLQTIPVVVQSLPVVYTTVPTDGVTAITVPLIGGDGKNAGSAFLSRTPPVKMDPGSVYPMDMNSDSEDSASESGPAPFQDLPREPAVRGPRADSPDLKKRRIHQCDFEGCNKVYTKSSHLKAHRRIHTGEKPYKCTWEGCTWKFARSDELTRHFRKHTGIKPFRCSDCDRSFSRSDHLALHRRRHVMM comes from the exons GGCCAGGGGAAGGCGACGCCCGCCATGAGCTCGTCGGCGCTGCTGGCTGAGGGCCCCCTCGACCCACCGGTGCTGCTGGCCGACATCAAGACGGAGCCCCCCgaggagctgctggccagcGACTGCAGCCAGCCCCAGGCCGAGCCCGTCGATCTCTCCCTCAATAAATCCAAGGTGGCtccggcctcggccccgccgccaccgccccCCACCTCGGTCCAGTCTTCCCCCATGCTGGTGGCTCCCCCGCTTCCCGCTCCCAGCACCGTGTCCATCCCGCCCTCCGGTCTCAGCTCCACCTCGGCCATCCCGGCTGTCCTCTCACCCGGCTCCATCCTGGCCTCCACGCAGGGCAGCGGTGGGCAGCAGATCCTCCACGTCATCCACACCATCCCCTCCGTCAACCTGCCCAGCAAGATGGGCAACCTGCAGACCATCCCCGTGGTGGTGCAGTCCCTCCCCGTCGTCTACACCACCGTGCCCACGGACGGCGTCACCGCCATTACCGTGCCACTCATCGGGGGGGACGGCAAGAACGCTGGGTCTG CTTTCCTTTCCCGGACCCCTCCAGTGAAAATGGACCCTGGCTCCGTGTACCCCATGGACATGAACAGCGACAGCGAGGACAGCGCCTCTGAGAGTGGCCCAGCGCCTTTCCAGGACCTGCCGAGAGA GCCGGCGGTGCGGGGCCCCAGAGCCGATTCCCCAGACCTGAAGAAGCGGCGCATCCACCAGTGCGACTTCGAGGGCTGCAATAAGGTCTACACCAAAAGCTCCCACCTCAAAGCCCACCGGAGGATACACACAG GCGAGAAGCCCTACAAATGCACGTGGGAAGGCTGCACCTGGAAGTTCGCCCGCTCGGACGAGCTCACCCGGCACTTCCGCAAGCACACGGGCATCAAACCCTTCCGCTGCTCGGACTGCGACCGCAGCTTCTCCCGCTCCGACCACCTGGCCCTGCACCGCCGGCGGCACGTCATGATGTGA
- the KLF8 gene encoding Krueppel-like factor 8 isoform X2, producing the protein MPGPATPGWPHAPAEPPRGAAPGQGKATPAMSSSALLAEGPLDPPVLLADIKTEPPEELLASDCSQPQAEPVDLSLNKSKVAPASAPPPPPPTSVQSSPMLVAPPLPAPSTVSIPPSGLSSTSAIPAVLSPGSILASTQGSGGQQILHVIHTIPSVNLPSKMGNLQTIPVVVQSLPVVYTTVPTDGVTAITVPLIGGDGKNAGSVKMDPGSVYPMDMNSDSEDSASESGPAPFQDLPREPAVRGPRADSPDLKKRRIHQCDFEGCNKVYTKSSHLKAHRRIHTGEKPYKCTWEGCTWKFARSDELTRHFRKHTGIKPFRCSDCDRSFSRSDHLALHRRRHVMM; encoded by the exons ATGCCCGGCCCGGCGACCCCCGGCTGGCCCCACGCCCCGGCGGAGCCGCCCCGAGGCGCCGCCCCG GGCCAGGGGAAGGCGACGCCCGCCATGAGCTCGTCGGCGCTGCTGGCTGAGGGCCCCCTCGACCCACCGGTGCTGCTGGCCGACATCAAGACGGAGCCCCCCgaggagctgctggccagcGACTGCAGCCAGCCCCAGGCCGAGCCCGTCGATCTCTCCCTCAATAAATCCAAGGTGGCtccggcctcggccccgccgccaccgccccCCACCTCGGTCCAGTCTTCCCCCATGCTGGTGGCTCCCCCGCTTCCCGCTCCCAGCACCGTGTCCATCCCGCCCTCCGGTCTCAGCTCCACCTCGGCCATCCCGGCTGTCCTCTCACCCGGCTCCATCCTGGCCTCCACGCAGGGCAGCGGTGGGCAGCAGATCCTCCACGTCATCCACACCATCCCCTCCGTCAACCTGCCCAGCAAGATGGGCAACCTGCAGACCATCCCCGTGGTGGTGCAGTCCCTCCCCGTCGTCTACACCACCGTGCCCACGGACGGCGTCACCGCCATTACCGTGCCACTCATCGGGGGGGACGGCAAGAACGCTGGGTCTG TGAAAATGGACCCTGGCTCCGTGTACCCCATGGACATGAACAGCGACAGCGAGGACAGCGCCTCTGAGAGTGGCCCAGCGCCTTTCCAGGACCTGCCGAGAGA GCCGGCGGTGCGGGGCCCCAGAGCCGATTCCCCAGACCTGAAGAAGCGGCGCATCCACCAGTGCGACTTCGAGGGCTGCAATAAGGTCTACACCAAAAGCTCCCACCTCAAAGCCCACCGGAGGATACACACAG GCGAGAAGCCCTACAAATGCACGTGGGAAGGCTGCACCTGGAAGTTCGCCCGCTCGGACGAGCTCACCCGGCACTTCCGCAAGCACACGGGCATCAAACCCTTCCGCTGCTCGGACTGCGACCGCAGCTTCTCCCGCTCCGACCACCTGGCCCTGCACCGCCGGCGGCACGTCATGATGTGA